In one window of Acidimicrobiales bacterium DNA:
- a CDS encoding HAD-IIA family hydrolase, which translates to MVWLLDLDGVVWLGDTAIPGAAGAVSRLRADGNRVVFVTNNSAHSVADYVARLNKMGISVSRTDILTSAEAATSLLEPGSTALVFAGAGVEESLVRRGVRAVRSGRADAVVVGFHRDFDFTGLSAAVSAVLGGARLIATNDDATYPTTHGPLPGAGAILAAVAYASGAAPTVAGKPNDPIVALLRQRFGAIDLVVGDRPSTDGKLARRLGARFALVLSGVTDPNHGRLDPAPDTEAADLAALVTDELSGAADRAEPGSMAARGRTGQQFPSMGGD; encoded by the coding sequence ATGGTGTGGCTTCTGGACCTCGATGGTGTCGTCTGGCTGGGGGACACCGCGATTCCCGGCGCCGCCGGAGCCGTGTCCCGGCTGCGGGCCGACGGGAATCGTGTCGTGTTCGTGACGAACAACTCGGCCCACAGCGTGGCCGACTATGTGGCCAGGCTGAACAAGATGGGCATCTCCGTGAGTCGAACCGACATTCTCACCTCGGCCGAGGCGGCGACGTCGCTCCTCGAGCCGGGATCGACGGCGCTGGTCTTCGCCGGCGCCGGTGTCGAGGAATCGCTGGTTCGTCGGGGCGTGCGGGCCGTGCGCTCGGGGAGAGCTGATGCCGTGGTCGTGGGCTTCCACCGGGACTTCGACTTCACCGGTCTCTCCGCCGCGGTATCGGCGGTCCTCGGCGGGGCGCGGCTCATCGCCACCAACGACGACGCCACGTATCCGACGACACACGGACCATTACCCGGTGCCGGAGCCATCTTGGCGGCCGTCGCCTACGCGTCGGGCGCCGCCCCGACGGTGGCCGGCAAGCCCAACGATCCGATCGTGGCGCTGCTGCGGCAGCGCTTCGGCGCCATCGACCTCGTCGTCGGTGATCGTCCCTCGACCGACGGCAAGCTGGCTCGCCGCCTGGGAGCGCGCTTCGCGCTCGTGCTGAGCGGCGTCACCGATCCGAATCACGGCCGCCTCGATCCGGCCCCCGACACCGAGGCAGCGGATCTGGCTGCCCTCGTGACCGACGAGCTGTCGGGGGCGGCCGATCGCGCCGAGCCGGGCTCGATGGCGGCGAGGGGGCGCACCGGACAGCAGTTTCCTTCCATGGGCGGAGACTGA